One window from the genome of Rhizobium sp. Pop5 encodes:
- a CDS encoding ABC transporter permease yields MSRPFLAAFPTLVRRERASLAATLLAPPIALVVTVILNLGLYVAMGRDPAAVIYAMLIEPFFSWASFSEVLLKTGPLLLIAQGLAIGFRAKVFNIGAEGQFVLGAIFASVIPIWWPDATGQWIWPAMLLLGVMGGALWASLTAFWRVRLNANEILVSLMLSFVAVQLLNYLLLGPWKDPNGFNFPQSVMFQYDAMVPILIDGTRVNVSLILAVLLSVGAWVFMQKSFIGYKLQVGGLAPRAASYAGFRESSAIWLSLLIGGAAAGLAGAAEVAGPLGQLQRSISTGYGYAAIIVAYLGGLHPIGIVVSAIVMAALYIGGDNAMVSANLPVAAVRVFQGSLLLIYLVAIAFARYRLAWRPAATRSPT; encoded by the coding sequence ATGAGCCGACCGTTCCTCGCAGCCTTCCCCACTCTTGTGCGACGCGAGCGAGCATCGCTTGCCGCCACCCTTCTGGCGCCGCCCATCGCGCTCGTCGTCACGGTCATTCTCAATCTCGGACTTTACGTCGCCATGGGGCGCGATCCGGCTGCGGTGATCTATGCGATGCTGATCGAGCCCTTCTTTTCGTGGGCGTCGTTTTCCGAAGTGCTGTTAAAGACCGGCCCGCTTCTCCTCATCGCGCAGGGGCTTGCGATCGGCTTTCGCGCCAAGGTGTTCAATATCGGTGCCGAGGGACAGTTCGTGCTCGGTGCGATTTTCGCCTCCGTTATTCCGATCTGGTGGCCAGACGCGACCGGCCAGTGGATCTGGCCGGCAATGCTGCTGCTCGGCGTGATGGGCGGCGCGCTCTGGGCATCGCTCACCGCCTTCTGGCGCGTCCGGCTCAACGCCAACGAAATTCTGGTTTCCCTGATGCTGAGCTTCGTTGCCGTGCAACTCCTCAATTATCTGCTGCTCGGCCCCTGGAAGGATCCGAACGGGTTCAATTTTCCGCAGTCGGTCATGTTTCAATATGATGCGATGGTGCCGATCCTGATCGACGGGACGCGCGTCAATGTCTCGCTCATCCTCGCCGTTCTCCTGTCGGTCGGTGCATGGGTTTTCATGCAGAAGAGCTTCATTGGGTACAAATTGCAGGTGGGCGGACTGGCGCCGCGCGCGGCGAGCTATGCCGGCTTCAGGGAAAGCTCGGCAATCTGGCTTTCGCTGCTGATCGGTGGGGCTGCTGCCGGCCTTGCCGGTGCCGCCGAAGTAGCCGGCCCGCTTGGTCAGCTGCAACGCTCGATCTCAACCGGATACGGCTATGCGGCCATCATCGTCGCCTATCTCGGCGGCCTGCACCCAATCGGCATCGTCGTCTCCGCAATCGTCATGGCGGCGCTCTATATCGGCGGAGACAACGCCATGGTCTCCGCCAATCTCCCGGTCGCGGCCGTGCGGGTTTTCCAGGGCAGCCTGCTCCTTATCTATCTGGTGGCCATCGCCTTCGCGCGCTATCGCCTTGCCTGGCGGCCTGCAGCGACGAGGAGCCCGACATGA
- a CDS encoding ABC transporter ATP-binding protein: MVSPLLSLRGISKSYGPVDANQQIDLDVAARSIHAILGENGAGKSTLMKLIYGVEQPDSGTVAWNGQILSLASPAEARRAGIGMVFQHFSLFESLTVVENIRLIVPGKKSELSQRIRKLGHEFGLEVDPLAHVHSLSVGERQRVEIIRCLMTEPKLLILDEPTAVLPPQAVEKLFDTLRRLRDGGVSVLFISHKLEEIQSLCDRATILRGGRVTGHVDPREHDAHELARMMIGRDMPEPMPALPLAEGEKRLELVGLDYQADPLAVPLSKVSLAVRAGEILGIAGISGNGQSELAALISGETLLPRDQRDRIFMMGRDVGTLDCAARRRLGFAFVPEDRLGRGAVPEMSLTYNSLLTAHPQSLVRHGLLDTVRAIAFTNDCIRDYDVRTRGPGTEAGSLSGGNLQKFIVGREIMLAPKLLFLAQPTWGVDIGAAAAIRRRLMSLRNDGMAILVISEELEELFELSDFIQVLHHGTLSPPLVTHDTNPEEIGRYMIGSKPQREKATA; the protein is encoded by the coding sequence ATGGTGAGCCCGCTCCTGTCGCTGCGCGGCATTTCCAAGAGCTATGGCCCGGTCGATGCCAATCAGCAGATCGATCTCGACGTCGCTGCCCGCTCCATCCATGCCATCCTCGGAGAAAACGGGGCCGGCAAATCGACCCTGATGAAGCTGATCTACGGCGTCGAGCAACCGGACAGCGGCACGGTCGCCTGGAACGGCCAAATCCTCAGCCTTGCCTCTCCAGCAGAGGCAAGGCGCGCGGGTATCGGCATGGTCTTCCAGCATTTCTCGCTTTTTGAGAGCCTGACGGTCGTCGAGAACATCCGCCTGATCGTGCCCGGCAAGAAAAGCGAGCTTTCGCAGCGCATTCGCAAGCTCGGGCATGAATTCGGCCTCGAGGTCGATCCGCTCGCCCACGTCCATTCGCTTTCGGTCGGCGAAAGGCAGCGGGTGGAGATCATTCGTTGCCTGATGACCGAGCCGAAACTGCTGATCCTCGACGAGCCGACTGCCGTGCTGCCGCCGCAGGCTGTGGAGAAGCTCTTCGATACATTGCGCCGACTGCGGGACGGCGGCGTGTCCGTCCTGTTCATCTCTCACAAGCTGGAAGAAATCCAGTCGCTGTGCGATCGCGCGACTATCCTGCGCGGCGGACGCGTCACCGGTCACGTCGATCCCCGCGAGCATGATGCCCATGAGCTTGCGCGTATGATGATCGGCCGCGACATGCCGGAACCCATGCCTGCGCTGCCTTTGGCCGAAGGCGAAAAACGACTGGAACTTGTCGGCCTCGATTACCAGGCGGATCCTTTGGCCGTGCCACTTTCGAAGGTAAGCCTGGCCGTGCGCGCCGGTGAGATCCTTGGCATTGCCGGGATCTCGGGAAATGGCCAAAGCGAACTCGCAGCGCTGATTTCCGGCGAAACCCTATTGCCGCGGGATCAGCGCGACCGGATCTTCATGATGGGCCGGGACGTCGGCACGCTCGACTGTGCCGCCCGCCGGCGATTAGGTTTCGCCTTCGTCCCGGAGGACCGGCTGGGTCGCGGTGCGGTTCCCGAAATGTCGCTCACCTATAACAGCCTGCTGACCGCCCATCCGCAGAGCCTCGTCAGGCATGGTCTGCTCGACACGGTCCGGGCGATTGCCTTCACCAATGATTGCATCCGGGACTATGACGTGCGAACGCGCGGTCCAGGGACAGAGGCCGGATCGCTTTCCGGCGGTAACCTGCAGAAGTTCATCGTCGGACGCGAAATTATGCTGGCACCGAAGCTTCTTTTCCTCGCCCAACCGACCTGGGGCGTCGACATCGGTGCTGCCGCCGCGATCCGCAGGCGGCTCATGAGCCTTCGCAATGACGGCATGGCGATCCTGGTCATTTCCGAGGAGCTCGAGGAACTGTTCGAACTCAGCGATTTCATACAGGTCCTGCACCACGGCACGTTGAGCCCGCCGCTGGTCACGCATGACACCAACCCGGAAGAGATCGGCCGATACATGATTGGATCCAAGCCGCAGCGCGAGAAAGCCACCGCATGA
- a CDS encoding ABC transporter permease gives MSAVEFVLTGMLAAATPFLLAALGELIVERAGVLNLGVEGLMAFGAVIAFIIVYHGGGHFLAFLAAGLGGALLSLIFAAIVLGFNANQVATGLAIGILGQGLSAMFGKTYESLTVRAVPKITVPGLSDIPVIGGLFSQDIVVWLSLVVTVAIWAMFNYSKVGLIIRAVGEKPAAAHAIGYPVIAIRFAAVAIGGMMAGFAGAYAATIYTPLWADGMIAGRGWIAIALVVFGTWLTGRIFLGACLFGAVSLMGLAAQATGLNVPSQLLACLPYLVTIIVLGFISADRRLLKLNGVAALGEPFERA, from the coding sequence ATGAGCGCGGTCGAGTTCGTTCTGACCGGCATGCTGGCGGCTGCGACACCGTTTCTCCTGGCAGCGCTCGGAGAGCTGATCGTCGAGCGTGCCGGCGTGCTCAATCTCGGCGTCGAGGGGTTGATGGCATTCGGCGCTGTCATCGCCTTCATCATCGTCTATCACGGCGGCGGCCATTTCCTTGCTTTTCTCGCGGCCGGCCTCGGCGGGGCGCTCTTGTCCCTGATCTTTGCGGCAATCGTCCTCGGCTTCAACGCAAACCAGGTCGCAACCGGACTTGCGATCGGCATTCTTGGACAGGGCCTGTCGGCAATGTTCGGCAAGACTTACGAGAGCCTGACGGTCAGGGCGGTGCCGAAGATTACCGTTCCCGGTCTTTCCGATATTCCCGTCATCGGCGGCCTGTTTAGCCAGGATATTGTCGTTTGGCTTTCGCTGGTCGTGACCGTCGCGATCTGGGCAATGTTTAACTACAGCAAAGTCGGACTGATCATCCGCGCCGTCGGCGAAAAGCCGGCAGCGGCGCATGCGATCGGCTATCCAGTCATTGCCATCCGTTTCGCCGCGGTGGCAATCGGCGGCATGATGGCGGGTTTTGCCGGCGCCTATGCGGCAACAATCTATACGCCGCTCTGGGCGGATGGGATGATTGCCGGCCGCGGCTGGATTGCGATTGCGCTCGTCGTCTTCGGGACCTGGCTGACCGGCCGCATCTTTCTGGGAGCGTGTCTGTTCGGTGCAGTATCGCTGATGGGGCTTGCTGCGCAGGCAACCGGGCTCAACGTTCCCTCACAACTGCTCGCCTGCCTGCCCTATCTGGTGACAATCATCGTGCTCGGCTTCATTTCGGCGGATCGCCGCCTGCTCAAGCTCAACGGCGTCGCCGCGCTGGGCGAGCCGTTCGAGCGAGCTTGA
- a CDS encoding zinc ribbon domain-containing protein YjdM, producing the protein MAADNDEYIYDEVTGEWRPASEVAASAANEAVVRDASGNVLADGDSVTVIKDLKVKGAGQTLKQGTVIRSIRLTDNPEEIDCRHDGIKGLVLRTEFVRKR; encoded by the coding sequence ATGGCCGCTGACAACGACGAATACATCTATGACGAAGTGACAGGCGAATGGCGTCCGGCTTCGGAGGTGGCAGCATCCGCCGCCAATGAGGCGGTCGTTCGGGACGCGAGCGGCAATGTTCTGGCCGATGGTGACTCCGTCACCGTCATCAAGGATTTGAAGGTCAAGGGAGCCGGCCAGACGCTGAAACAGGGCACCGTTATCAGGTCGATCCGCCTCACCGATAATCCCGAGGAGATCGATTGCCGTCATGATGGAATCAAGGGTCTCGTTCTGCGCACCGAGTTCGTGCGCAAACGCTAA